One Malassezia restricta chromosome III, complete sequence DNA segment encodes these proteins:
- a CDS encoding double-strand break repair protein MRE11, with product MTSHGEDPDEVRFLLASDTHIGFMERDPVRGSDSINTFEEILTIARQHRVDFILHGGDLFHENKPSRPTMFKTMALLREYTLGDDPVSIELLSDPYSDSRPGTKFPSVNYEDENFNVSIPFFSIHGNHDDPQGLGEEGSLSALDILSAAGLLNYFGRMTLPGSNASRKRPSSTSSPLLALRPVLLRKGNTHIALYGMGNMKDERISHELMEKHVCMYRPAEATSEWFQVLALHQNRASHNPKAYVPEHILDNSFHLIVWGHEHEQRISPEAVSEKNYHISQPGSSIATSLSPGELSPKSVAIVHVKHKDFKLEPIPLQTVRPFVMKDIFLPVEARKEGVDITDRMSVTKLLRSHVESLISTASLQWSERFALIPETERPPPMLPLVRLRVTYDTHLPLGNIVRFGQEFTGRVANPNDVLQLKLIKQRQTQVSRPILSAAHLDQDMLPAEKLERVNLSSLVMENVRAQHFDLLNASQLQKSVMGYVEKDERDAIESFLNTSLQAVEQRLARQQMQESQLQSELERICAQQSCVDQPERTVG from the coding sequence ATGACTTCGCATGGGGAAGATCCCGACGAGGTGCGATTTCTTTTGGCGTCGGATACACATATTGGATTTATGGAACGTGATCCTGTACGCGGCTCTGACTCTATCAACACATTTGAAGAAATTTTGACCATTGCGCGACAACATCGCGTCGACTTTATCCTACATGGTGGCGACTTGTTTCATGAAAACAAGCCCTCAAGACCTACTATGTTCAAAACAATGGCACTGTTGCGTGAGTACACGCTGGGGGATGATCCCGTCTCTATTGAACTTCTTAGTGATCCGTATTCAGACAGTCGCCCAGGCACAAAGTTTCCATCCGTCAATTACGAAGACGAAAACTTCAATGTGAGCATTCCTTTCTTTTCCATTCACGGAAACCACGATGATCCTCAAGGGCTTGGTGAAGAGGGCAGCTTATCAGCACTTGATATTCTGTCAGCAGCAGGGCTTCTTAACTATTTTGGCCGCATGACACTGCCGGGCTCCAATGCGTCTCGTAAACGGCCTTCTTCGACTTCGTCGCCTTTGTTAGCACTTCGACCAGTGCTTTTGCGTAAAGGGAATACTCACATCGCATTGTATGGCATGGGAAATATGAAAGATGAACGCATATCACATGAGCTCATGGAAAAGCATGTATGCATGTATCGTCCTGCCGAGGCCACGAGCGAATGGTTTCAAGTCCTCGCTCTGCATCAGAATCGAGCATCACATAATCCCAAGGCTTATGTTCCGGAGCACATTCTTGATAATTCGTTTCATCTTATTGTTTGGGGCCATGAGCATGAACAGCGTATTTCGCCTGAGGCTGTTTCGGAAAAGAATTACCACATTTCGCAACCAGGGAGTAGTATTGCCACGAGTTTATCACCAGGCGAACTTTCACCGAAGAGTGTGGCCATCGTTCATGTCAAGCATAAGGACTTTAAACTAGAGCCTATTCCGCTTCAGACAGTACGCCCATTTGTCATGAAGGATATTTTCTTGCCGGTTGAAGCGCGCAAAGAAGGTGTGGATATCACTGACCGCATGAGTGTAACAAAGCTTCTCCGCTCTCACGTCGAATCATTGATTTCTACGGCTTCCTTGCAATGGTCTGAACGATTTGCGTTGATACCCGAGACAGAGAGACCACCTCCTATGCTACCCTTGGTACGCCTACGTGTGACATACGATACCCATCTCCCTCTCGGTAATATTGTGCGTTTCGGGCAAGAGTTCACTGGACGTGTAGCGAATCCAAATGATGTACTGCAGCTCAAGCTCATCAAGCAGAGGCAGACGCAGGTTTCACGCCCAATATTGTCGGCGGCTCACTTGGACCAAGACATGCTTCCAGCCGAAAAACTCGAGCGCGTAAACTTGTCTTCACTAGTCATGGAAAATGTACGCGCGCAGCATTTTGATCTGCTGAACGCTTCACAACTACAAAAAAGTGTCATGGGCTATGTCGAGAAAGATGAGCGAGACGCCATTGAGTCTTTCTTGAATACTTCCCTGCAGGCCGTGGAACAACGATTGGCCAGGCAACAAATGCAAGAATCACAGCTCCAGTCGGAACTGGAGCGCATATGTGCACAGCAATCTTGTGTCGATCAGCCTGAACGCACGGTTGGCTAG
- a CDS encoding protein CWC21 — MYNGIGLQTARGSGTNGYVQRNLSYIRPRDSAPTQRLEEVSKPRSTQPDAAILDHERRRKIEIQCIELQDELEEKGLPDDEIQARVASLRRGLRARLERAPKQYFSHTHEETKQLRPSDTHNRGAAKEIEAQTMQRALKIRPDYEEGQAFDPVWQERRKWERIEQYERRREVASGSESASSRISRWDREERPSPGSSYREHSPPKRSHVSYDDVYDAPPADVSSRTPSPPPTTERPLDVHPVT, encoded by the exons ATGTACAACGGTATCGGTCTACAGACTGCGCGTGGAAG TGGTACCAATGGATACGTTCAGCGGAATTTGTCATACATACGGCCTCGCGACAGCGCTCCTACGCAGCGCCTGGAAGAGGTGAGCAAGCCGCGCTCTACGCAGCCAGACGCGGCTATATTAGATCATGAACGCCGGCGTAAGATTGAGATACAATGTATTGAGCTACAGGATGAATTAGAAGAAAAAGG CCTTCCTGATGATGAAATTCAGGCAAGAGTTGCATCTCTGCGCCGTGGCCTTCGCGCCCGCTTGGAGCGAGCGCCAAAACAGTACTTCTCTCACACTCACGAAGAAACCAAACAGCTCCGTCCTTCAGATACCCATAATCGAGGTGCAGCCAAAGAGATCGAGGCTCAAACTATGCAACGCGCTCTAAAGATTCGACCCGACTACGAAGAGGGACAGGCGTTTGATCCTGTTTGGCAGGAAAGAAGAAAATGGGAACGCATCGAGCAGTACGAACGGCGTCGAGAGGTCGCTTCGGGATCTGAGAGTGCATCGAGTCGCATCAGCCGATGGGACCGAGAAGAACGACCATCTCCCGGCTCCTCCTACCGCGAGCACTCTCCGCCTAAACGTTCACATGTATCGTATGACGATGTATAtgacgcgccgcccgcggACGTTTCGTCACGCACGCCTTCCCCCCCGCCAACGACAGAGAGGCCGTTGGATGTGCATCctgtcacgtga
- a CDS encoding acetyltransferase (GNAT) family, with product MSVRTILADTPELLRRAYDLRLEVFTGEQGYDPEVDSYDRVAVPMLLQHEGTQDVVGVIRILPAPLPKIKHEFYARSELVSDALPGTGRSEADMKASFLEHQVVQEDERGVRWYSGAKIGRLAVKRDFRGQGYGRIILRDAEEWVRRTVQESQTASGRFGVAFQLSSQEPVRGFYEAEGYRIVGDVYLEEGQPHIHCEKRVLVGEV from the coding sequence ATGTCTGTTCGTACGATTCTTGCAGATACGCCCGAGCTATTGCGACGTGCCTATGATTTGAGGCTCGAGGTGTTTACGGGGGAGCAGGGCTACGACCCAGAGGTAGACTCGTATGACCGCGTAGCCGTGCCCATGCTGCTTCAACACGAGGGTACGCAAGACGTTGTCGGCGTGATACGTATTCTCCCGGCGCCATTGCCCAAGATCAAGCACGAGTTCTACGCACGTTCAGAGCTAGTTTCCGATGCTCTTCCTGGTACAGGCCGCTCAGAAGCCGATATGAAGGCTAGCTTCCTCGAGCACCAAGTAGTGCAAGAggatgagcgcggcgtgcgctggtACTCAGGAGCCAAGATCGGACGACTGGCTGTGAAGCGTGATTTTCGCGGCCAAGGATATGGCCGTATCATCTTGCGTGATGCCGAAGAGTGGGTCAGGCGTACTGTACAGGAGAGTCAGACGGCTTCTGGCCGCTTCGGCGTCGCGTTCCAGCTCAGCTCCCAAGAGCCGGTGCGAGGCTTTTATGAGGCAGAAGGCTACCGCATTGTCGGCGATGTATACCTGGAGGAGGGACAACCGCACATCCACTGTGAGAAGCGTGTCCTTGTCGGCGAGGTGTAG
- a CDS encoding CCR4-NOT transcription complex subunit 9, with the protein MGDAQVPVNAVPSTDAMTAVDLHHLITQFCQRPDPADMMAPNAHALPGSSAQREHALLELSKKREQYEDLALVLWNSFGVMPSLLQEIISVYPLLSPPVLTAHASNRVCNVLALLQCVASHNDTRGPFLQAHIPLFLYPFLNTTSKSRPFEYLRLTSLGVIGALVKQNDKSDVITFLLSTEIIPLCLRIMETGSELSKTVAIFIVQKILLDDLGLNYICQTYERFYAVGTVLSNMVAQIVESQAIRLLKHVVRCYLRLSDNPRAREALRSCLPTPLRDATFSQLLKNDHITKRCLATLLLNLSDRPEQ; encoded by the coding sequence ATGGGAGACGCACAAGTCCCGGTCAATGCGGTTCCTAGCACGGATGCTATGACGGCCGTCGATTTGCATCATCTTATCACTCAATTTTGTCAGCGGCCTGATCCGGCGGACATGATGGCGCCTAATGCGCATGCATTGCCTGGCAGCtccgcgcagcgcgagcatgcTCTTCTCGAGCTGAGCAAAAAGCGCGAGCAGTACGAGGATCTCGCTCTCGTACTTTGGAACAGTTTTGGTGTGATGCCTTCGCTTCTCCAAGAGATTATCTCCGTGTACCCGCTTCTTTCTCCTCCTGTCCTCACGGCTCACGCTTCTAATCGCGTTTGCAACGTCTTGGCCCTCTTACAATGTGTGGCAAGCCACAATGATACTCGTGGTCCTTTTCTGCAGGCGCATATTCCGTTGTTCCTGTACCCATTCTTGAATACAACCTCCAAGTCGCGTCCCTTTGAGTACCTCCGCTTGACTTCCCTGGGCGTCATTGGTGCCCTCGTGAAGCAAAATGACAAATCGGATGTCATAACATTCCTTCTATCTACAGAAATCATTCCTCTTTGCCTGCGTATCATGGAGACAGGCTCCGAGCTCTCGAAGACAGTGGCCATCTTCATTGTGCAAAAGATTTTGCTCGACGACTTGGGTCTGAACTATATCTGCCAGACGTACGAGCGTTTTTATGCTGTAGGAACAGTCCTGAGCAATATGGTGGCGCAGATCGTCGAGAGTCAAGCGATTCGCCTACTGAAGCACGTCGTGCGGTGTTACTTGCGACTGAGTGACAACCCAAGGGCTCGTGAGGCGCTACGTTCTTGTCTCCCAACACCGTTGCGTGACGCAACCTTCTCACAACTTCTGAAAAATGACCACATCACCAAGCGCTGTCTCGCTACATTGCTGCTGAACTTATCGGATCGTCCCGAACAGTAA
- a CDS encoding protein transport protein SEC61 subunit beta, whose protein sequence is MSEKKQGTHTPLTQAQLAALASRNSSAMRRKAAVQAANKPHSTREAGAGGSTNTMMRINTEDSKGLSVDPVIVLVLSVAFVLSVVLLHILGKVARYFIK, encoded by the exons ATG TCGGAGAAGAAGCAGGGAACGCATACGCCTCTGACTCAGGCTCAACTTGCAGCGCTGGCCAGCCGCAACTCGAGCGCTATGCG CCGGAAAGCCGCTGTGCAGGCCGCCAACAAGCCCCACAGCACCCGCGAGGCCGGCGCAGGTGGTAGCACGAACACTATGATGCGCATCAACACAGAGGACAGCAAGGGTCTGAGCGT CGACCCCGTCATTGTGCTTGTGCTGTCCGTGGCATTCGTGCTAAGTGTTGTCTTGCTGCATATTCTCGGAAAGGTGGCACGCTACTTTATTAAGTAA
- a CDS encoding RIO kinase 2 — MKLDATDVRYITPDEFRVLTAVEMGSKNHEVVPTHLIAQISSLRHTGISKLLSGLLKRRLVARVRNNVYDGFRLTYGGYDYLAVRALSKRKSVYGIGNQIGIGKESDIYIVSTEEGECRVLKIHRLGRISFRNIKEKRDYMGKRKSASWMYMSRLAAEKEYAFMQILHQHGFPVPTPVDQNRHTLLMSYEDAYPLRQISVLPLDQIRRLYSALMALIVRLARAGLIHGDFNEFNLLVREIRNEEEDDSVSAESDTPATDDRSEGVEEHGKGFTRIVKTDSASEEESGEEDEEEDDTSPLNQVVELGEGVQVEPILIDFPQMVSTDHPNADMLFDRDVNCVRRFFRKRFRFESEEFPTFAEVMETVRRDESERLDVLSRASGFNKSLDQDDLLASHYERMHIQDDAKEEEDEDDEDEEGDDEEGDDGERVSEESELEKGGADVERVERARHDTSAARPAKHSHDVSYVASRTAASRAHAQRQSSKHHGRKAQSTKTGRRHGGGKAKYSSARTIQDSFAF, encoded by the coding sequence ATGAAGTTGGATGCTACAGATGTCAGGTACATTACACCGGATGAGTTTCGTGTACTCACAGCTGTGGAAATGGGATCAAAAAATCATGAGGTGGTACCTACGCATCTAATTGCCCAAATTTCGTCTCTTCGTCATACAGGTATTAGCAAGTTGCTTTCTGGCTTGCTCAAGCGTCGGCTTGTTGCACGTGTGCGAAATAATGTCTATGATGGATTTCGGCTCACCTACGGTGGATATGATTACCTTGCAGTTCGCGCATTGAGCAAGCGCAAGAGTGTGTATGGTATTGGTAACCAGATTGGTATCGGAAAAGAGAGCGATATATACATTGTGTCGACAGAAGAGGGCGAGTGTCGAGTACTGAAAATTCACCGACTCGGTCGCATCAGTTTCCGGAATATTAAGGAGAAGCGTGACTATATGGGCAAACGCAAGAGTGCGAGCTGGATGTATATGAGCCGGTTGGCTGCTGAGAAGGAATATGCGTTCATGCAAATTCTGCATCAGCATGGATTTCCTGTTCCTACGCCAGTGGATCAAAACAGACACACTCTACTTATGAGTTATGAAGACGCATACCCCCTTCGGCAAATTTCAGTGCTGCCTCTCGATCAGATTCGCCGCCTGTATTCGGCTCTCATGGCCTTGATTGTTCGCTTGGCGCGTGCTGGCTTGATTCACGGTGACTTTAACGAATTCAACTTGCTTGTGCGTGAAATCCGCAATGAGGAGGAGGATGACAGCGTGAGTGCAGAGAGTGATACGCCAGCCACGGATGACAGGAGCGAAGGTGTCGAGGAACACGGAAAAGGATTCACACGAATTGTCAAGACAGATTCAGCATCAGAAGAAGAAAGCGGAgaggaggacgaagaggaggaCGATACGAGTCCGCTGAATCAAGTAGTTGAGCTGGGTGAAGGTGTTCAAGTCGAGCCCATTTTGATTGACTTTCCCCAAATGGTCAGCACTGACCACCCCAACGCTGACATGTTATTTGACCGCGACGTGAACTGTGTCCGCCGATTTTTCCGGAAGCGTTTTCGATTCGAGTCAGAAGAATTTCCCACTTTTGCTGAGGTCATGGAGACTGTGCGACGGGATGAATCAgagcgcctcgatgtgctTTCGCGGGCCAGTGGTTTTAACAAGAGCCTGGACCAAGATGATCTACTAGCATCACACTATGAACGTATGCATATTCAAGATGACGCTAaagaggaggaagacgaagatgacgaagacgaagaaggtgatgacgaagaaggTGATGACGGAGAAAGAGTCAGTGAGGAAAGTGAGCTGGAAAAAGGTGGTGCGGACGTTGAACGAGTGGAAAGGGCTCGGCATGATACCTCGGCAGCGAGACCTGCCAAGCATAGCCACGACGTGTCATACGTTGCCTCTCGCacggcagcgtcgcgagcgcatgcacagcgccaGTCCTCAAAGCATCATGGTCGTAAGGCGCAGTCTACCAAGACAGGTCGTCGTCATGGGGGCGGCAAGGCCAAGTACAGCTCGGCCCGTACGATCCAAGATTCCTTCGCTTTCTAG
- a CDS encoding phosphomannomutase codes for MSNVPSFAERKQPGVLCLFDVDGTLTPARQQVSDEMLDVLKALREHVAIGFVGGSDLSKIREQLQLAGHEDIVHQFDYGFAENGLTAYRLGSQLPSQSFINWLGEEKYKKFVKFVLAYISQLDIPVMRGTFVEFRKGMVNISPIGRNASVAERHEFEAYDKEHQIRAKFVEALKNEFPDYGLCYSIGGQISFDVFPAGWDKTFSLNHVKKDDWKEIHFFGDKTFEGGNDFEIFTHDEVQGHSVTKPEDTMAQLRELFLHL; via the coding sequence ATGTCGAATGTACCGAGTTTCGCAGAGCGTAAGCAGCCTGGTGTCTTGTGCCTCTTTGATGTAGATGGCACGCTTACGCCAGCACGTCAGCAGGTGTCCGACGAGAtgctcgacgtgctcaagGCTCTTCGTGAGCACGTGGCCATTGGTTTTGTGGGAGGAAGTGACCTCTCCAAGATccgtgagcagctccaaCTTGCTGGTCACGAAGACATTGTGCACCAGTTTGACTACGGTTTTGCTGAAAATGGTTTGACGGCGTACAGGCTTGGCTCGCAGCTTCCGAGCCAGTCGTTCATCAACTGGCTTGGTGAGGAAAAGTACAAGAAGTTTGTCAAGTTCGTTCTTGCATACATTTCCCAACTGGATATTCCTGTGATGCGTGGTACCTTTGTCGAATTCCGCAAGGGTATGGTAAACATCAGCCCTATTGGACGCAACGCCTCGGTAGCTGAGCGTCACGAGTTTGAGGCGTACGACAAGGAGCACCAGATTCGCGCTAAGTTCGTGGAGGCTCTCAAGAATGAGTTCCCTGACTATGGTCTGTGCTATAGCATTGGCGGTCAGATCAGCTTCGACGTGTTCCCGGCTGGCTGGGACAAGACCTTCTCGCTGAACCACGTGAAGAAGGACGACTGGAAAGAAATCCACTTCTTCGGCGACAAAACCTTTGAGGGCGGTAATGACTTTGAGATCTTCACGCATGATGAAGTCCAGGGCCACTCGGTGACTAAGCCTGAAGATACCATGGCCCAGCTGCGTGAATTGTTTCTCCACCTATAG
- a CDS encoding PPR repeat containing protein: MLRRCVQSAGRWRLMPLLRPITHVAHVPEMGMLRSGFETRDLEQVWEAWASLRTQQQLHLLRRNDFADLLALVRANLVHTPIGTRRKAAWKERCIEWGLHAAERRDLFGVLGWMRIELLCDDADGAIQLFDAYFDARKRARVPANDSVHILDAGQAKEPVRDTLEMLILAHAMKHDLAGLVRTMQSFDVGTHTELFFDMAHARRQYTKLLRLLHGTDTTATELAAQVYERAFDWISHAELARGLLGGCGGRAGPNRIARLLGSLLARGDVTNAWRLYSTAKAAGIASTAEASGWLAVEQLAQPGQLGAWTDSAWVVCLGGFLSAGRLDLAAHVWRDIVGMRQRMPEAWPPMAVWNAMLDGYARSGRYDLASKTWRVLCGKARPEHLPLALETSQMLPVPSHGPDAVCYTTMIAATFRERRADEGMNLYHALRAKQARQELHVPVETYNAVLHGLCLTHHLDKAYALLRSMGQNGVPSPSITTINVLLRAQARQKQLHAMADTLRCIAPLGLHPDVVTFTTVLDALLRTSTSPAMAQQAVQQVMQLMQSMDVQPNSVTLTSMIKACLHTKDDVPPRIGVALQLMHTMCTNLKVAPTAITFETLILGLVPFSSRLDREAYELPPSLSQPWPPLWPNEAPPQEPLPAVTRLVLLLWHMMVQQHITPTPDTYRSLVRLLMAPQAPMFCFRRGVCITDALLHAHGALLRHAQAPAGVMPPASPPALASWTAVLKALMRPNPAVDAEVRRQVLEAVLQHFRTSPHGAKMYLNTSQDRHAHLARIVQLAEHSIE, translated from the coding sequence ATGCTTCGACGGTGCGTGCAGAGCGCGGGCCGTTGGCGGCTTatgccgctgctgcgcccTATTAcgcatgtggcgcatgtTCCAGAGATGGGTATGCTGCGATCGGGGTTTGAGACACGCGATTTGGAGCAGGTGTGGGAAGCATGGGCGTCGCTTCggacgcagcagcagttGCACCTCCTTCGGCGCAACGATTTCGCCGATCTCCTTGCACTTGTGCGTGCGAATCTCGTACACACACCTATTGGCACGCGACGCAAGGCGGCGTGGAAGGAGCGGTGCATAGAATGGGGTCtgcatgctgctgagcgCAGAGACCTGTTCGGCGTGCTGGGCTGGATGCGCATTGAGCTCTTGTGTGACGACGCCGATGGCGCGATCCAGCTCTTCGATGCGTACTTCGATGCAAGGAAGCGTGCGCGCGTTCCTGCGAATGACAGCGTGCACATCCTGGATGCCGGTCAGGCGAAGGAGCCAGTACGTGACACGTTGGAAATGCTCATTTTGGCACATGCCATGAAACACGACCTGGCAGGTCTCGTGCGTACGATGCAATCGTTCGACGTCGGCACACACACAGAACTATTTTTCGAcatggcgcacgcgcggcgccagtATACCAAGCTGTTGCGCTTGCTCCATGGGACGGATACCACAGCGACAGAGCTCGCTGCGCAAGTGTATGAACGTGCTTTCGATTGGATATCGCACGCTGAGCTGGCGCGTGGACTGCTGGGTGGCTGTGGCGGACGTGCGGGCCCGAATCGCAttgcgcgcctgctgggcAGTCTGCTGGCGCGGGGCGATGTGACGAACGCGTGGCGGCTCTACAGCACGGCCAAGGCCGCAGGCATCGCGTCTACGGCGGAAGCTTCGGGATGGCTTGCTGTAGAGCAGCTTGCACAGCCGGGGCAACTCGGGGCCTGGACGGACAGTGCATGGGTCGTGTGTCTTGGTGGCTTTCTCAGTGCAGGCCGGCTTGATCTCGCCGCGCATGTCTGGCGAGACATCGTGGGtatgcgccagcgcatgccGGAAGCATGGCCGCCCATGGCAGTGTGGAACGCGATGCTGGATGGCTATGCGCGCTCAGGTCGCTACGATCTCGCCAGCAAGACATGGCGTGTGCTCTGCGGCAAAGCACGGCCAGAACACCTACCACTCGCCCTCGAGACGTCCCAGATGCTGCCCGTCCCGTCGCACGGGCCTGATGCCGTGTGCTATACCACCATGATTGCCGCCACATTTAGGGAGCGCAGAGCAGATGAGGGCATGAATTTGTACCATGCCTTGCGGGCGAAGCAAGCGCGCCAAGAGCTGCATGTGCCTGTGGAAACGTACAATGCCGTCCTGCATGGTCTGTGCCTGACCCACCACCTCGACAAGGCATACGCACTCCTGCGAAGTATGGGCCAAAACGGCGTGCCATCGCCTTCCATCACCACCATCAATGTACTTCTTCGTGCCCAAGCGCGCCAAAAGCAActgcatgccatggccgacaCACTGCGGTGTATCGCTCCATTAGGTCTGCACCCTGATGTCGTTACCTTCACCACAGTGCTAGATGCTCTTctgcgcacgtcgacgagtccggccatggcacagcaggccgtgcagcaGGTCATGCAGCTGATGCAGTCGATGGACGTCCAGCCCAACTCCGTGACCTTGACCTCGATGATCAAGGCATGTCTCCATACCAAGGACGATGTTCCCCCCCGTATCGGAGTCGCATTGCAGCTCATGCATACTATGTGTACGAACCTGAAAGTGGCACCGACGGCCATCACCTTCGAGACTCTGATCCTCGGTCTCGTGCCCTTCTCGTCTCGCTTGGACCGGGAGGCATACGAGCTGCCACCATCTCTGAGCcagccatggccaccgCTGTGGCCGAACGAAGCACCTCCCCAAGAGCCCCTGCCAGCCGTGACGCGTCTCGTGCTTCTCTTGTGGCACATGATGGTCCAGCAGCACATTACGCCCACGCCTGACACGTATcgctcgctcgtgcgtctGCTCATGGCGCCCCAGGCCCCCATGTTCTGCTTCCGTCGCGGCGTGTGCATCACGGATGCCCTATTGCATGCACACGGCGCCCTCCTCCGTCATGCACAAGCGCCAGCCGGCGTCATGCCACCCGCCTCGCCGCcggccttggcgagctGGACAGCcgtgctcaaggcgctgatGCGGCCGAATCCCGCGGTGGATGCCGAAGTGCGTCGGCAGGTACTCGAGGCCGTCTTGCAGCATTTCCGCACGTCACCCCACGGTGCCAAGATGTATTTGAACACGTCCCAAGAtcgccatgcgcatctcgcACGCATAGTGCAGCTGGCCGAACATAGCATTGAATAA
- a CDS encoding phosphatidylglycerol phosphatidylinositol transfer protein, with translation MWFHGTAFLGYVAATALVRALPYEPNREPMDLVDIMEHEATAKGIPLTKDLYPKPASGRSWEWEWCNDVDARQYLMELEAVELSPDPPILGTNLTFHGTGSLNGPITNGSYVDVSAYLGFLRVYAERMDLCEVLDKNNVQVRCPMEPGLYDITHVVEIPSGRVPPIPFRFKITGMSQDNKQIACIHGKIRFYNSLSAWTRWFQVAWQFLVSSMYI, from the coding sequence ATGTGGTTTCATGGCACGGCATTTCTCGGATACGTGGCTGCTACGGCTTTGGTGCGAGCTCTACCATACGAGCCAAATAGAGAGCCAATGGATCTTGTGGACATAATGGAACATGAAGCGACGGCGAAGGGGATTCCTCTAACCAAAGACTTATACCCTAAACCCGCATCTGGCAGGTCATGGGAGTGGGAGTGGTGCAATGACGTTGATGCTCGACAGTACCTGATGGAACTTGAGGCGGTTGAGCTGTCTCCAGACCCACCCATCCTGGGTACCAACTTAACATTTCACGGTACTGGTTCGCTTAATGGCCCTATCACAAATGGAAGCTATGTGGATGTGAGTGCCTATCTTGGATTTCTGCGCGTGTATGCGGAACGAATGGATTTATGTGAAGTACTTGATAAAAATAATGTTCAGGTTCGATGCCCTATGGAACCTGGCCTGTATGACATTACTCACGTGGTTGAAATACCTAGTGGCCGTGTACCTCCTATACCTTTTCGCTTTAAGATAACGGGCATGTCACAAGACAACAAACAGATTGCTTGCATCCATGGAAAAATCAGATTTTACAATTCACTCTCTGCATGGACGCGTTGGTTCCAAGTAGCGTGGCAGTTCCTGGTTTCGTCGATGTACATATAG
- a CDS encoding palmitoyltransferase ZDHHC9/14/18 has translation MTPRHLVSGAGNALSLCRNRIIVSKDAPWAFFITGGLLTAGPACWLAWEAPYLSSAVSVAPVVLFVYFWLSSLVSMVKAALMNPGILPRQLDAVPDAAPTDASFDIERPVDRPQDRLIEMRRVDDGGDGTLGTMTSIPSVWCTTCHMYRPPRTSHCRSCNNCVDTLDHHCIFLNACIGRRNYTTFYAFLVHTALLLLIGMVGCILKLYYIASPKTSKQGRPQAHPSRGFVHALKTTPESAVFFFLSFVWTIPVMCLWIYHTWLILQNRTTVEQIRLESTGSMYDVHRSRSGYWADDHACLRAVSRYMIHLRNAMVPKEFSMPMPRALQSNRTRPPRRTRAPFQRRNPIMNALHVLSRPVPPVSTLWYPQRPPSLVQ, from the coding sequence ATgacgcctcgtcatctGGTGTCAGGCGCAGGTAATGCGCTGTCACTCTGTCGAAATCGTATTATTGTGTCAAAAGATGCACCGTGGGCATTTTTTATCACAGGCGGCCTTCTTACGGCCGGTCCCGCATGTTGGCTCGCCTGGGAAGCGCCGTACTTGTCATCCGCCGTTAGCGTGGCACCGGTTGTGCTATTCGTATACTTCTGGCTCAGCTCTCTTGTGAGCATGGTGAAAGCAGCTCTCATGAACCCGGGTATTCTGCCGCGGCAGCTGGATGCTGTACCTGATGCTGCGCCAACTGATGCTAGTTTCGACATTGAGCGACCAGTGGATCGACCCCAGGACCGCCTCATTGAAATGCGGCGGGTGGACGACGGCGGTGATGGCACTCTTGGAACTATGACCAGTATACCCAGCGTGTGGTGCACAACGTGTCACATGTATCGCCCACCGCGAACGAGTCATTGTCGGTCATGTAATAACTGCGTGGATACTCTTGATCACCATTGTATATTCCTCAACGCATGCATTGGGCGCCGTAACTATACGACTTTTTACGCGTTTCTTGTCCATACAGCGCTCCTGCTTTTGATCGGTATGGTGGGATGCATACTCAAGTTATACTATATTGCATCGCCCAAGACGTCGAAACAAGGCCGCCCACAAGCGCACCCATCGCGTGGatttgtgcatgcgctAAAAACGACTCCCGAAAGTGCTGTCTTTTTTTTTCTTAGCTTCGTCTGGACCATCCCTGTGATGTGTCTGTGGATCTATCATACATGGCTCATCTTACAAAATCGAACAACGGTGGAGCAAATCCGACTCGAGTCGACAGGCAGCATGTATGACGTACATCGCTCACGTTCTGGCTATTGGGCTGATGATCATGCATGTTTGCGTGCCGTGTCACGCTACATGATCCACTTGCGCAACGCTATGGTCCCCAAGGAATTTAGCATGCCTATGCCACGTGCACTTCAATCCAATCGCACACGCCCACCACGCCGGACGAGAGCCCCATTTCAGCGCAGGAACCCCATTATGAACGCGCTCCATGTGCTGAGTCGTCCCGTGCCGCCTGTATCTACTTTATGGTACCCCCAACGTCCCCCTTCTCTCGTGCAATGA